One Apodemus sylvaticus chromosome 14, mApoSyl1.1, whole genome shotgun sequence DNA window includes the following coding sequences:
- the Znf438 gene encoding zinc finger protein 438 has product MRNSSSVPPKDQGESNIPSGTAQSGKTLQSKSQFRTIAPKIVPKVLTSRVLPYPSSLSDQGSLALTSKPLGMPTQNYALMQVAGQEGAFSFVALPNVTSAQPLQKPRMSIHENLKLPIPRYQPLSSKGLRKKQDLSSPKGGSSDPPGPAQLCHLTPPPQAHPELPHKHSPWKQMPTLNASPTNINIATLTSGVGQGDLSPLVTNSCGDLEFPAIRAYTTEDCSSPQSLPASMQKAGCARKEVPTMPAAAGEDLKEQVAPAHPVFSSALQVVSVVPKDKLPIPPFPRVKTTEVGKVEPDAENAELSSSGCRANCDERLSILEGFDVATETASKIPALHVSKQSACESAFCPVTKLDLSHKAKPSSGIKRRARKWKVPDEILALQGKRRKCILGMCGDSMERARNSPQEARDQKPRAASRKYRSIMPKPVIVLSALAPLASPATVLSQAPSCLGQDVLNNALPPKCLGSKQSDSLAPKPSSALRNGFSGIKKPWHMCPVCNYHFQFKHHLLDHMNTHTNRRPYSCGICRKTYVRPGSLSAHMKLHHGDNRPKKLVCCEFCAKVFGHVRVYFGHLKEVHRVVISTEPSPSELQPGDTPKHKDRDPAMQGPDCSLERETKSSLEEDFLLNQADEVKLQIRCGRCQITAQSFAEIKFHLLHVHGEEIQGRLQEAMLPGGRSDGPHLQRHTERRDQMKPYASMEGSPAFPRAKRHPAPPENREEAGQWGMTGPQHPARRLWSRAGFNCLLCAQMLGRKEDLLLHWVHQHNCEDPTRLWALLGTFSNQGASELPSEARL; this is encoded by the exons GCGAATCAAACATTCCTTCTGGAACAGCACAGAGTGGGAAAACCTTACAGAGCAAGAGTCAGTTTAGGACCATTGCACCAAAAATTGTGCCTAAAGTCCTAACATCCAGAGTGCTACCCTACCCTTCCTCGCTTTCTGACCAAGGGAGTCTGGCTCTAACATCCAAGCCTCTGGGCATGCCCACCCAGAACTATGCTCTGATGCAGGTGGCCGGCCAAGAGGgggcattttcttttgttgctttgcCAAATGTTACCTCAGCCCAGCCACTTCAGAAGCCCAGAATGTCCATACATGAAAACCTTAAACTGCCTATTCCTCGATACCAACCACTAAGTAGCAAAGGATTAAGAAAGAAACAGGACCTGAGCTCTCCCAAGGGTGGCTCCAGTGACCCTCCTGGCCCAGCCCAACTATGTCATTTGACTCCTCCCCCACAAGCCCATCCTGAGCTGCCTCACAAACATAGCCCATGGAAGCAAATGCCTACTTTGAACGCTTCTCCCACCAACATCAACATAGCTACACTGACCAGTGGTGTTGGCCAAGGAGATTTGAGTCCCCTAGTGACCAACAGCTGTGGAGATCTTGAGTTTCCTGCCATCCGAGCATACACTACAGAGGACTGTTCTTCCCCACAGAGCCTCCCAGCAAGTATGCAGAAGGCAGGTTGTGCCAGGAAGGAGGTACCCACtatgcctgctgctgctggtgaagACCTCAAAGAACAGGTAGCTCCTGCACATCCTGTCTTCAGCAGTGCACTTCAGGTGGTCTCTGTCGTACCCAAGGATAAACTGCCCATCCCGCCCTTCCCAAGAGTGAAAACCACAGAGGTGGGCAAAGTGGAACCAGATGCTGAAAATGCAGAATTGTCTTCATCTGGATGCAGAGCAAACTGTGATGAGAGACTGTCTATCCTAGAAGGGTTCGATGTAGCCACGGAGACAGCCAGCAAGATTCCTGCTCTGCATGTGTCTAAGCAGAGTGCATGTGAAAGTGCTTTCTGTCCTGTCACCAAATTAGATCTCAGCCACAAGGCAAAACCCAGCAGTGGGATAAAGAGAAGGGCAAGAAAATGGAAAGTGCCAGATGAGATTCTAGCATtgcaggggaagaggaggaaatgcaTTCTTGGTATGTGTGGAGATAGCATGGAGAGGGCAAGGAACAGTCCCCAAGAAGCCAGAGACCAGAAGCCCAGGGCTGCTTCGAGAAAGTATCGTAGCATCATGCCCAAGCCTGTCATTGTCCTGTCTGCTTTGGCACCCCTGGCATCTCCTGCCACTGTGCTGTCTCAGGCTCCCAGCTGCCTAGGTCAAGATGTTCTCAATAATGCCCTGCCTCCAAAATGTCTTGGGTCCAAGCAAAGTGACAGCCTTGCCCCAAAGCCCAGCTCTGCACTCAGAAATGGATTCTCTGGCATTAAGAAGCCCTGGCACATGTGTCCAGTCTGCAACTACCACTTCCAATTCAAGCACCACCTTCTAGaccacatgaatacacacaccaaCAGGCGGCCTTATAGTTGTGGGATTTGTCGCAAGACCTATGTGCGTCCCGGCAGCCTGAGTGCACATATGAAACTTCACCATGGTGACAATCGCCCCAAGAAACTAGTGTGCTGTGAATTTTGTGCCAAAGTATTTGGTCATGTCCGAGTCTATTTCGGCCATCTGAAGGAGGTACACAGGGTTGTAATCAGCACAGAGCCCTCCCCCAGTGAACTGCAGCCAGGAGACACACCAAAACACAAGGACAGAGATCCCGCCATGCAAGGACCTGACTGCTCACTGGAGAG GGAAACCAAGTCAAGTTTGGAAGAAGATTTCCTTCTAAACCAGGCAGATGAAGTCAAATTGCAAATCAGGTGTGGCCGTTGCCAGATCACTGCTCAGTCTTTTGCTGAAATAAAGTTTCACTTGCTTCATGTTCATGGGGAGGAAATTCAAGGCCGGCTGCAAGAAGCAATGCTGCCAGGCGGCAGATCTGATGGCCCCCACCTGCAGCggcacacagagagaagggatCAGATGAAGCCCTACGCCTCCATGGAGGGCTCTCCAGCATTCCCTAGAGCGAAAAGACACCCAGCCCCTCCTGAGAACAGAGAGGAGGCTGGCCAGTGGGGGATGACTGGCCCGCAGCACCCAGCCAGGCGTCTCTGGTCCCGCGCAGGCTTTAACTGCCTGCTCTGCGCTCAGATGCTCGGGAGGAAGGAGGACCTGCTTCTTCACTGGGTGCACCAGCACAACTGTGAGGACCCCACCAGACTTTGGGCTCTTCTGGGAACCTTCTCTAACCAGGGAGCTTCTGAGCTCCCCAGTGAAGCAAGGCTGTGA